A stretch of the Rosa rugosa chromosome 5, drRosRugo1.1, whole genome shotgun sequence genome encodes the following:
- the LOC133708740 gene encoding lipoyl synthase, chloroplastic, producing the protein MMIQPSQISRGSIPIVKPATRRGIRCEAAAVGPFTGRDPNVKKAGWLRQKAPQGIKYEEVKGTLSRLNLKTVCEEAQCPNIGECWNGGGDGISTATIMVLGDTCTRGCRFCAVKTSRTPPPPDPMEPINTAMAVASWGVDYIVLTSVDRDDLPDGGSGHFAQTVKALKDLKPDIMVECLTSDFRGDLTAVHTLLHSGLDVFAHNIETVKRLQRIVRDPRAGYEQSLSVLNHAKQSKKGMITKTSIMLGLGESDDELKEAMADLRAIDVDILTLGQYLQPTPLHLTVKEYVTPEKFDFWKEYGESIGFRYVASGPLVRSSYRAGELFVKTMVRESAGAIH; encoded by the exons ATGATGATTCAGCCATCCCAAATTTCGAGAGGTTCAATCCCGATTGTAAAACCAGCTACCCGGCGGGGAATACGATGTGAGGCCGCGGCGGTGGGGCCTTTCACTGGGAGAGACCCGAATGTGAAGAAGGCGGGATGGCTGAGGCAGAAAGCCCCACAGGGCATCAAGTATGAGGAGGTGAAGGGGACCTTGTCCCGTTTGAATCTCAAGACGGTGTGCGAGGAGGCCCAATGCCCTAACATCGGCGAGTGTTGGAATGGAGGTGGCGACGGCATTTCCACCGCCACCATCATGGTTCTCGGAGACACCTGCACTCGCGGCTGTCGCTTCTGTGCCGTCAAGACCAGCCGAACCCCTCCACCACCCGATCCCATGGAGCCCATCAACACTGCCATGGCCGTTGCCAGCTGGGGTGTCGATTATATTGTTCTAACCAGTGTCGATCGTGATGACCTGCCTGACGGTGGAAGTGGGCATTTTGCCCAGACCGTCAAGGCCCTCAAG GATCTCAAGCCTGACATCATGGTCGAGTGCTTAACTTCTGACTTTCGGGGTGACTTGACCGCTGTGCACACTTTGCTACACTCCGGCCTTGATGTCTTTGCACACAACATTGAGACTGTCAAACGCCTCCAGCGAATTGTCAGAGATCCTCGCGCTGG GTACGAGCAGAGCTTATCTGTTCTAAACCATGCAAAACAAAGCAAGAAGGGGATGATAACAAAAACTTCTATAATGTTGGGCCTTGGAGAATCAGACGATGAGTTGAAAGAAGCCATGGCTGATTTAAGGGCTATAGATGTGGATATACTGACACTTGGACAGTATTTACAG CCAACTCCACTACATTTGACTGTCAAAGAATATGTCACCCCTGAGAAATTCGATTTCTGGAAGGAATATGGGGAGTCTATTGGATTTCGTTATGTAGCCAGTGGGCCCTTG GTTCGATCCTCGTATAGGGCAGGGGAGCTATTCGTTAAGACAATGGTCAGGGAAAGTGCTGGAGCTATTCATTAA
- the LOC133708741 gene encoding uncharacterized protein LOC133708741, whose translation MASALATSFASQLLPRAPPKGLPLLRPTVAPVSVAVRVRASRPLSAVAAAKSNSNPPPTTSPNKSSKAAEEEGVEEVEEDLPWIQEKALDLVEFTGSVTQAIPGPRVGTSSLPWILALPLAYAGLTFVIAVVKTVKKFSSPRHKRKKLVNKNAMLCKSIDEMFQNGSDQITPDALKQLVQKTGFGMEEILRKYIRYTLNEKPFNPDMVSNLIQLRKASLFDDSQVAEILNEISRRIVRDKGPVVMDMAGYTERGFKRKLAVQALFGKVFYLSELPEFCSRDSSLIVKEIFGVTDEDADRLRIHTASEAGDIESLKKKFDVSDSEDEP comes from the exons ATGGCTTCTGCTTTGGCCACTTCCTTTGCTTCCCAATTGCTCCCTCGCGCCCCACCCAAAGGTCTCCCTTTGCTTCGTCCCACAGTCGCACCTGTGTCTGTAGCTGTGAGAGTCCGAGCTAGCAGGCCGTTATCCGCTGTGGCGGCGGCGAAGAGTAATTCCAATCCTCCGCCGACGACGAGCCCTAACAAAAGCAGTAAagcagcagaagaagaaggCGTTGAAGAAGTGGAAGAGGATCTACCCTGGATTCAAGAGAAGGCCTTGGACCTGGTGGAGTTCACCGGCTCTGTCACGCAGGCCATTCCTGGACCCAGAGTTGGCACCAGCTCGCTCCCTTGGATTTTGGCTCTTCCTCTCGCTTATGCCGGTCTCACTTTTGTCATCGCCGTTGTCAAGACCGTCAAAAAGTTCTCTTCCCCTCGACATAAACGCAAGAAACTG GTCAATAAAAATGCTATGCTATGCAAATCAATAGACGAAATGTTTCAGAATGGCTCCGACCAAATCACGCCTGATGCCCTGAAACAACTCGTGCAAAAG ACAGGTTTTGGCATGGAGGAGATTTTGCGCAAGTACATCCGTTATACTTTGAATGAAAAGCCATTCAACCCAGACATGGTTTCCAATTTAATTCAGCTCAGGAAAGCTTCCTTATTCGATGATTCTCAGGTGGCTGAAATTCTAAATGAAATTTCAAGAAGAATTGTGCGAGACAAAG GCCCAGTTGTAATGGATATGGCAGGTTATACTGAACGGggttttaaaagaaaattagcCGTTCAAGCCCTATTTGGAAAGGTGTTCTATCTGTCAGAG CTCCCAGAGTTCTGTTCGAGGGATAGCTCCTTAATTGTCAAAGAAATATTTGGTGTTACAGA TGAAGATGCAGACAGATTACGGATACATACAGCCTCTGAAGCTGGGGATATAGAATcactaaaaaaaaagtttgatgTTTCAGATTCAGAAGATGAGCCCTAG
- the LOC133708409 gene encoding mitochondrial intermembrane space import and assembly protein 40 homolog isoform X2 encodes MGQVQSEAAAAAAANVDRQGHGVSSAASIDSLISEAASYGNDGNEAQKALECPCIADLQKGPCGLQFSEAFVCYLKSTVEEKGSDCVHPFVILQNCIKAHPDAFSNNISEEDGVKKEEKLTQDYKIIPPSWSKESPSPKSKL; translated from the exons ATGGGTCAAGTTCAAAGCGAGGCGgcggcagcagcagcagcaaatgTGGATCGACAGGGCCACGGCGTCTCCTCTGCTGCTTCCATCGACTCTCTCATTTCCG AAGCTGCATCATATGGCAATGATGGGAATGAG GCTCAGAAGGCCCTGGAGTGCCCTTGCATAGCCGACttacaaaagggcccttgtggGCTTCAGTTTTCAGAGGCTTTTGTTTGTTATCTGAAGAGTACTGTGGAAGAGAAG GGATCAGACTGTGTGCATCCGTTTGTAATTTTGCAGAATTGTATTAAAGCTCATCCAGATGCCTTTTCTAACAACATTTCAGAAGAAGATGGAGTTaagaaagaggaaaagctgaCCCAGGATTACAAAATTATCCCACCCTCGTGGTCCAAAGAATCCCCCAGTCCAAAATCCAAGCTGTAG
- the LOC133708409 gene encoding mitochondrial intermembrane space import and assembly protein 40 homolog isoform X1, translating to MGQVQSEAAAAAAANVDRQGHGVSSAASIDSLISEAASYGNDGNESLDFKAQKALECPCIADLQKGPCGLQFSEAFVCYLKSTVEEKGSDCVHPFVILQNCIKAHPDAFSNNISEEDGVKKEEKLTQDYKIIPPSWSKESPSPKSKL from the exons ATGGGTCAAGTTCAAAGCGAGGCGgcggcagcagcagcagcaaatgTGGATCGACAGGGCCACGGCGTCTCCTCTGCTGCTTCCATCGACTCTCTCATTTCCG AAGCTGCATCATATGGCAATGATGGGAATGAG TCTCTTGATTTCAAGGCTCAGAAGGCCCTGGAGTGCCCTTGCATAGCCGACttacaaaagggcccttgtggGCTTCAGTTTTCAGAGGCTTTTGTTTGTTATCTGAAGAGTACTGTGGAAGAGAAG GGATCAGACTGTGTGCATCCGTTTGTAATTTTGCAGAATTGTATTAAAGCTCATCCAGATGCCTTTTCTAACAACATTTCAGAAGAAGATGGAGTTaagaaagaggaaaagctgaCCCAGGATTACAAAATTATCCCACCCTCGTGGTCCAAAGAATCCCCCAGTCCAAAATCCAAGCTGTAG